A window from Schistosoma haematobium chromosome 1, whole genome shotgun sequence encodes these proteins:
- a CDS encoding hypothetical protein (SECRETED:SignalP(1-21)), which yields MSSSFIILFVVLTCFTEWSLETVVNTTESHINSTESQSTLLQATLQSSDCLRLFAPLLGRYYWVDFCDSNSYIDPYFMYYTNVICSHRSFLTTRYWIVYSRHEFQGQYIIIPPGECNNYLIQYGMTSVGSVLKCTRVNQYNTNYYCYRPRRTWLPNNQLPQGIPPFGPQPIQDPFGGMQSTNFLGPQN from the exons ATGTCATCTAGTTTCATAATCCTGTTTGTTGTACTTACATGCTTCACAGAATGGTCACTTGAGACAGTGGTAAATACTACCGAGTCTCACATCAATTCGACTGAATCACAATCCACTCTGTTGCAGGCAACCCTGCAATCATCAGACTGTTTACGGTTGTTTGCTCCACTCTTAGGACGATATTATTGGGTTGATTTTTGCGACAGTAATAGTTATATTGACCCATATTTTATGTATTATACAAATGTGATTTGTTCACATCGAAGTTTTCTGACAACGAGATACTGGATCGTGTATTC GCGACACGAATTCCAGGGTCAATATATTATAATTCCACCTGGTGaatgtaataattatttaattcaatacGGAATGACGTCAGTTGGGTCAGTACTTAAATGCACAAGAGTAAACCAATACAACACGAACTATTACTGTTATAGGCCACGAAGAACATGGTTGCCGAATAATCAATTGCCACAAGGCATACCTCCATTCGGACCACAACCGATTCAAGATCCATTTGGAGGTATGCAGTCGACGAATTTTCTTGGCCCACAAAATTAA